A segment of the Symmachiella macrocystis genome:
CATTGTCTCACAGGGAATGCAGTTTTTCCCTACTCTTCCGACTTCGACATCGCTAGAATTGCGGTTTACACCCTGTTTTATTGGATTCTTGTTTTATTGGAATCGAATCGAGCAGGGTGTCGGCTGAGCGCAGATGGCTTTCCGAGGCAGGAATTTCGGTCGCCGTGCGCAGGTGTTGATTCGCGAAGTTGATATTTTGCAGCCTTGATACTCGGAAACCGGGTAGAGTAGGCTTGGTAAACACCCTGCGGTGGGTTCGATTGAATTGCTGGGGCGCTTTGAGTTTCATTCTCGTCAGACCATGTTATTTTGTAGGCTTTGCGACTTAGCCGCATCCCAGGTGACTTGCAGCGATCCTGATCCGGGCCTAAGGTTCGAGACGTCTCCCCGTACATCCATTTTTTGCGACGGTGTAACTGAATTTGAAAGCCATCATCAGCGACATTCATGGAAACCTGGAAGCCCTCGAGGCCGTACTCGCGGACATCAAAGGTTTGGGAATCGACGAAATCTATTGCCTGGGTGATGTGGTCGGTTACGGCCCCAATCCGCGTGAATGCGTCGATTTGGTGATGAAATCGTGCAAGATGTGCTTGCTGGGAAACCACGATCAAGGGGCACTGTTTGATCCTGAGGGGTTTAACGCCGGTGCCGAGCGGGCGATCTTTTGGACACGCTCGGTCTTGGAATCGGGTGATTCGGCCGGCAACGAACGCCGTTGGGAGTTCCTGGGAGAATTGCCACGCATGCACAACGAGGGCGACTTTAAGTTTGTGCACGGGTCCGCTCGCAACCCGCTCAATGAATATGTTTTTCCCGAAGACATTTATAACCAGCTCAAAATGGAGCGGATCTTCGGGTTGATTCAGCAGTATTGTTTTCAAGGACACACACACGTTCCCGGCGTCTTCACCGAAAACCTCAATTTCTTCAGCCCGTCGGAAATCAATCATGAATATGAATTGACCGGCGGCAAATTGATGGTCAATGTCGGCTCTGTGGGACAGCCACGCGATGGCGACCCCCGCGCTTGTTATGTTGTGTTGGAAAACGAACCCGCGTCCGACGCCAATGCCGAAGCGGCCGCCGAGACCGACGTGGAGTCGGCCACTCCCGCTCCTCCGGCCAAACTGACATATCGCCGCGTTGATTATGGTTTTGAAGACACGGCGGCAAAAATTTACGACATCCCCGATCTCGATAACTTCCTGGGGGATCGCCTCCGCGACGGCCGGTAAACAATGGAAAATAATCAACGCTTTTGGATTTTTATGGTCGCTGCGTCAGCGATCTATTTGGGGTGGATGTGGTTCAATCCCCCTGCGGGACAAAACCCTGCAGCCAATAAACCGGCCGCGAATGCTGAGGTTGCCGAGAAGGATCCGCAACCAGCCGCGGTGGCGGATCAGGACCCTGACGCGCCACCGGCGGATGCTGCCGCAGACGATAAGAATGCCGATGATAAGGCAGTTGTTGCGGAAGCTGCCGGAGACGAAGCCGCCCCGGAAGATGGCGACAAGCAGGAAGAACCGGCAGTTGCTGACCTTAAAATCCCAGAGTTTCTGAACCAGACAGTCCTGATCGGATCCGACAATCCCGAAACCGGATTTCGCATGGCTGTGACGATCGATACCCGCGGCGCGGCTATCGAATATGTGGAACTCAATGATCCGCGGTATCGCAATCTTAAGAATCGCCAAGCCCCATTGAAGGTTGTCGGCAGTAGCGATCAGGCGGACCACGATAAGTTGCGCAAAGAACAACGGCAACAGGACCAGCTGGTTCTCAAAGTCCAATCGATCTTCCGCAAAAATTGTTACAAATGTCACGCCAAGCCCGCACCGGCGGGTGGCTTTCGGATTGATTCCCGCAATGGTTTGTTCGCCGGCAGTGATACCGGCGCGCCGATTGTGCCCGGCGACCCCAGTCACAGTTTGGTCGTGCAGGCCATCCGGCAGGAAAACGAGCATTTCAAAATGCCCCCCGAGGGGAAGAAGCTCTCAGACAAAGACATCAACGACATTGTGCGTTGGGTCGAGATCGGTGCACCCATGCTGACACCGATGACGTTGCAGGTCACGGTGCCGCAAATTGAAGACCAATTCGCCGAGGCAATCGAATCGCTGAATTCGGTGAATTGGGAGTTGGTGGAGAAGGCAAAGGATGACTCAAAGGCGGTCTTTCGCATCACTTCGCCCGATGGCCGATTCGAATTGACCAAGACCTATCAGGTGAACAAGGCCAAAGGTGACAAACCGGAAGACGAAGTCGACGCTTACGTCCTAGATTTTGATTTCAGCATCAAGAACCTGTCCCAAGAAGCGCAGAGCGTGAATTATGTTCTGCAAGGTCCGGTGGGCGTCCCGTTGGAAAGTGTGGTAGGAGCCCGCAAGTTTCGCGATGTGCAATTCGCATTTCTTAACCGCGAAGACAAGGCCTTTCATTCCGACTCACTTTCGGCCCAGGAAATTGCCGAAGGAGAAACGAGTCTGTGGGAGCAACCGATTTTAAAATACATCGGTGTCGATGCGCAATACTTCGCCGCCTTCCTGCAGCCCGCCAACGAACCGACGGTGGAAGATTCTTATTTCCGCAACTATACGCCAGTCGCCAGCGGCACCATCGACAAGGAGCATCCCGAGCGGACCGACATTAGCGTGTCGATCACCTCCAATGACGCGGACTTGAAGCCGGGTGAATCGCTGACGCACGAGTACGAACTCTTTGCAGGACCAAAGCGGAAAGAATTGCTGGAGCCGCACGGCGCCGAGACAATTATGGATCTGGGCTGGTTCGGAGCCATCGCCAAGGTGATGCTATGGTTGCTGGACAAGTTCTATGCGGTGATTCCCAACTATGGTGTGGCGATCATCTTGCTCACGGTCATGGTTCGCTTGTGCATGTTTCCCCTCTCCCGTAAGCAGG
Coding sequences within it:
- a CDS encoding metallophosphoesterase family protein; translated protein: MKAIISDIHGNLEALEAVLADIKGLGIDEIYCLGDVVGYGPNPRECVDLVMKSCKMCLLGNHDQGALFDPEGFNAGAERAIFWTRSVLESGDSAGNERRWEFLGELPRMHNEGDFKFVHGSARNPLNEYVFPEDIYNQLKMERIFGLIQQYCFQGHTHVPGVFTENLNFFSPSEINHEYELTGGKLMVNVGSVGQPRDGDPRACYVVLENEPASDANAEAAAETDVESATPAPPAKLTYRRVDYGFEDTAAKIYDIPDLDNFLGDRLRDGR
- a CDS encoding YidC/Oxa1 family insertase periplasmic-domain containing protein, whose protein sequence is MENNQRFWIFMVAASAIYLGWMWFNPPAGQNPAANKPAANAEVAEKDPQPAAVADQDPDAPPADAAADDKNADDKAVVAEAAGDEAAPEDGDKQEEPAVADLKIPEFLNQTVLIGSDNPETGFRMAVTIDTRGAAIEYVELNDPRYRNLKNRQAPLKVVGSSDQADHDKLRKEQRQQDQLVLKVQSIFRKNCYKCHAKPAPAGGFRIDSRNGLFAGSDTGAPIVPGDPSHSLVVQAIRQENEHFKMPPEGKKLSDKDINDIVRWVEIGAPMLTPMTLQVTVPQIEDQFAEAIESLNSVNWELVEKAKDDSKAVFRITSPDGRFELTKTYQVNKAKGDKPEDEVDAYVLDFDFSIKNLSQEAQSVNYVLQGPVGVPLESVVGARKFRDVQFAFLNREDKAFHSDSLSAQEIAEGETSLWEQPILKYIGVDAQYFAAFLQPANEPTVEDSYFRNYTPVASGTIDKEHPERTDISVSITSNDADLKPGESLTHEYELFAGPKRKELLEPHGAETIMDLGWFGAIAKVMLWLLDKFYAVIPNYGVAIILLTVMVRLCMFPLSRKQALGAAKMQEIKPEIDALKKKYGDDREKMGRAQMELFRKHKYNPFSGCLVLFIQMPVFFGLYTALRSSVNLRMAHFLWIDNLAAPDALFPLGFELPFSLGDTFNLLPIITIVLFIVQQKLFMPPPTDEQSAMQAKMMKYMMIFMGFMFYNVPAGLCVYFISSSLWGIAERKLLPKVQKHSSGGSDDGGGGSKGDKGGGSKGDGSPTPGASPKATPKLGAAKKKSRPRR